GAACCTCGTTGTCCTAACAAAGCCTTTTCATTCGTGTCTGGTTTACTTCGTGGGATCTCCTCTCTCCTCAGGTGCTTTGGGAAATTGAAGTGAGGAATCAAGCTAGATTGTTAGCTCGTTGTCATCACAACAGTCAGAACGTACTTTTTTACGATTGTTATTTCGAGAGCAGTCACATGTTTTAATAAATGACCACTAAATAGGCTCATTTTGCTTGTTAACAAATACCAAGTGAACAGCTCTGAGCGTGTCATGCCACAGTGGTAGCGCTGTTTTATCTATGCCTTGTTTACTTTTGTCAGTTTCTACAGACAACAGAAAGTTCATAAGCGGTTCGGCGTGATTTGAGGCAAGCGAGAGATGATTTGGGCCTGTATTGtccagtgctaattggtggacaTAGGCTTCCATTGCACGTTAGCCACATGAGCCTCATAGCTCTGTATAAAccgtttttttttcattctggcACTTTCCGGATTCGCTTGCACTGCTGAATGTTTTATCTGGCTCTGGAGAATTTCATTCAGCCCccaaaaacagaacatttacCCGTAAAAATGAAAGTATGGTATTTAAATCATTGCCTGGAAAGGATCTTACGAGGAGCCGTACGAGGCAGAATCATACAGGGAAGCTTTAAATGCCTGTGCAATTTATATCATCTGtctaattaaataatttttccTGCTTTATGATGTGAAGGTCTAAAGACTTTGCTGGTCTCTTTTTCAGATGTGAACGAGTGTCAGGTCAGTCAGCCGTGCGAGCATCAGTGCCACAACCTCATTGGCTCATTCATCTGCCAGTGTAACCGGGGCTTTGAGCTGGCTCCGGACTCCGTCTCCTGCATAGGTAAGGACAGCCACACAATAGCCACACAATCTCTGCTTGCAGTGGCATAgggattggtgtgtgtgtgtgtggggggggttgggggggttcCCATAGTGCACATAGTGCCCATAGTGCCTATTATAATATACCTATTATAGGCTTAGCGTAAACATTAATATTAAGAATACATTTCAATAAGAATGTACcattaaatatgcaaaaacctTCTCAGCTTGAAAATGACTTATGTAACAGTAATAATCTGTAGTAGTAATGCTGCTGTtcaaatgactgtatattaCATTTAATACACAGATGTTGCGCTATAAATCTCCCCCTTACCAGAACTAGTCACAGTTATAATGCAGCATACTGGAAGTGTATTCatactcacctgccactttattaggtatttgctagtaaaaggctggaccccctttcgccttcagaactgctttaattcttcgtgtcagactttcaacaaggtggtggaaacgttcctcagagatgttggttggttatttgagttcctgctgcctttctatcatctggaaccagtctgcccgttctcctctgacctctcacatcaacaaggcattttcatccacacaactgaccgctcactggatatttcctctttttcggaccgttctctgtaaaccctagagatggttgtgtgtgaaaatcccagcagatcagcagtttctgaaatactcagaccagcccgtctggcaccaacaaccacgccacgttcaaagccccttaaatcccctttcttccccgttctgatgctcggtctgcacttcagcaagtcgtcttgaccacctctacacgcctaaatgcagtgagctgcggccgggctgattagctatttgtgttaacaagcaactgaacaataaatatacctaataaagtggccggtgagtgtgtatctTTATTAGGTTCATGATTGTCAGCTTATATATGAAACCAGCCTCAGCAATGGAAATATTAAGTATGATTACATGCACTTCATCGtcataaacacagcaaaaaaacagcactgGTTTATTGTAGTCACCCAACACCggcatgctggttgaccagcacaccagcatccaaaacacaacatgcgCTGGTTTTGCTTTCGACAGTGCTTGGTTTTCATATTTATCATAGAcgtgtgtttatttcatttacttttacCTAACAAGCTCATCCTCTTTTCCATGGAGGTTAAATTGATGGGAAAGTGATAAAAATCatcatggtgtgtgtgtgtgtgtgtgtgtgtgtatatgtgtatattgtctGTAAGGGTGTAAAGACTAGTTATCTCTAAATTTAAGCCAGACTTTAAACCAACTACGcattaagggggggggggggggggggggggggggggggttaacgGGAGAGACATGACTCCCACATTCCCCCCACAAAGCTATGCTTATATGTCATGAAACGCTAGCTTTAGCCCCACATGGTTAGCATTGGAGCGGCCCTGTACGAGAGTCTAGTAACAGCCCAAACAGACCTCGCTGGCATCGGGAGGTCTTTGGAGTTTGGCGCTGCGCAGGAATGCATAGCTGACTGCCAGCCATGTTTTCAACCTGATGGTAGGTATGTTCAGCGTAATAGCAGCACTGGCAGCTGCTATGACAGTGCTCAGCTTCCATTACATCAAGAAGGCCAGGTACAGGTGACTGGGAGCTCCTGTGGGCCATCTAGTGAGTCCCAGACCCCAGTTTGAGAAACACCAACCGCCGCTAAACAGACCAAGTGCCAGGCTAGCAGTCAGCTATGCATTCCTGCCCAGTGCCAAATACTAAATAGCTCACGATGCTAACTCAAGCCTGAGGCTGCTTCTGGGCTGCACAGGAGTGAAACCTCGATGCTCACGCTACCGTTTTGGCCTTGTATGACAGCAGAGTGCTCTCGCTAATGTTGCGCCCTGTGTTTTTTTTGCGTCCAGACATCGACGAGTGCGCCTACTCTCCCTACATGTGCCAGTACGCGTGCATCAACACCCCGGGCGAATATTCCTGCACCTGCCCTGATGGATACCAGCTCCAGGGAACAAGAATGTGTCAAGGTACtagcctcctcctcctccttccaggGATGAAATACGACTCTCAGCCCTGCCTTGCCCTCTTTTCCTACCTCACCCCACCCCGCATCGCTCAGGATCCGTATCGAGCTGGATGCTTCGGCGCCCGGGGAGATATATAACGGAATATGGGCTCGGAGCGCTCCACCACACTGTCATGGAAAGAATGCAAAGGCCAGGGCGTACGCAAACAAGGCAGCGGTGCTGAGCCCTGCGAAAGCCCCCCGTTTTGGAGATTTATGTATGTGGGCTTTTTTGAAAGAGAGGACTTTGAAACGGTGTTGTTTTTTCCTCTGCACCCGTGTTATGTGAATGGgttggaaagagagagagagggcgagagaggggagagagagagagagggggggagggggcaaGAGAGGGGGCAAGAGAGGGGGCAAGAGAGGGggcaagagagggggagagagagagagggagagagagagagagagggagagagagagggagagagggagagagagagggagagagggagagagagagagagagagggagaggggagagagagagagagaaaggggggggcaAGAGAGGGGGCAAGAGAGGGGGCAAGAGAGGGGGCAAGAGAGGGGGCAAGAGGGGGGGCAAGAGGGGGggcaagagagggggagagaaagagagaaagagggagagagagggagggagggagagagagagagggagggagagagggagggagagagagggggcaagaGAGGGGGCAAGAGAGGGGGCAAGAGGGGGggcaagagagggggagagaaagagagagagagggagagagagagagagagggagagagagagggagagagagagagagggagagagagagggagagagggagagagagagagagagggagagagggagagagagggagagagagagggagagagagagggagagagagagggagagagagagagagggagagagagagggagagagggagagagagagggagagagggagagagagagagagagggagagagggagagagagggagagagagagggagagagagagggggcaagaGAGGGGGCAAGAGAGGGGGCAAGAGGGGGggcaagagagggggagagaaagagagagagagggggagagagagagagggggagagagagagggggagagagagagagggagagagagagggggcaagaGAGGGGGCAAGAGAGGGGGCAAGAGGGGGggcaagagagggggagagaaagagagagagagggggagagagagagagggggagagagagagagggagagagagagggggagagagagggagagagggagagagagggagagagagagagggagagagagggagagagagagagagagggggcaagaGAGGGGGCAAGAGAGGGGGCAAGAGAGGGGGCAAGAGGGGGGGCAAGAGAGGGGGCAAGAGGGGGGGCAAGAGagggggcaagagagagagagggagagagagagagggagagagagagagggagagagagagagagagagagagagagagagagagagagagggagagagagagggagagagagggagagagggagagggagagagagagagggggcaagaGAGGGGGCAAGAGGGGGGGCAAGAGGGGGGGCAAGAGGGGGGGCAAGAGAGGGggcaagagagggggagagaaagagagagagagggagagagagagagggagagggagagagagggagagagagagggagagagagggagagagagagggagagagagggagagagggagagggagagagagagggagagagagagagggagagagagagggagagagagggagagagagagagggagagagagagggggcaagagagggggagagaaagagagggagagagagagagaaagggagagagagagagagagagaggcagagagagaggcagagagagagggggcaagaGAGGGGGCAAGAGGGGGGGCAAGAGAGGGggcaagagagggggagagaaagagagagagagggagagagagagagagagagagggagagagagggagagagagagagggagagagagagggggcaagagagggggagagaaagagagggagagagagagagaaagggagagagagaggcagagagagaggcagagagagagagggagagagagagagactgatgaaTCTGTGCTGCTGTGTCAGAAATAGCTCCCCCTCAGTCGCGAGGGCTCTTTGATGGCGCGGAGCTCTTTggtttgtgggtgtgtgtctaTACGCCTGAGTTCCCTCCATGCTTTCCTGAGCTGTAAGCTTTAGGGATATCCCATGTTACGAGGCAGCGGGATTCTCCCTTCCAGTGCTCTTACGGTAACGGATCGACCAGGGGCTTAGTAAGGTTTTAGTCTTAATGCTCTGTGGGCTGCTTTGCCAGACACAGATTCAGCCTAAGCTCAGGCTTAAGAGATTTTAGGTGCTGAATCACTATAGCCATTGCAGTTTAGTCCAGCAGTCCAAGACGAGGCTTAATTTAAGGCCTGGGAGACCAGCCGTATGTGACGTTGTTTAACATGTTAGCCGTGATTATCATTCAATGGTTTTCACTACAAGCTTCAAAATACAGGCTTCTTTAGTCCGGTGCCACGGATCGTCCTTTCCAAGGCACTAACTCTAGCATTTTTAGCGTAGTGGAGCATTGCATCCCTCGGCTTTTCAGGATTTTACATCCTTTTTGTTTCAGGATGTGCTGATTGGAAAGCTgatatctgctgatgctgataaaTATACGTGGGTGGGCAATGTGACGATATCAtgacacattattattatcgtAATACGCTTTTCTGAGCCTATCGTGAatatcgtcagtacttaaagacaACAAACtacatatttcattacaaagcGAGCTTAATTAGGCCTGTATAATTGGATTTGGTGTACAGTTTATCAAACAGTCAAAAAATCATTGTAGTTTTAGCTTTATTATCACAATTATTGCTGTATTTTTACTTGGTGGCACTGCAGGTTCTGCTTTGGTTAGTCCAACTTATTCAGTCTCAGAAAACCTAAATATCCTGATGCATATCATGCATCGTGAAAATGTCTCGAAGCATCATGATataacatttttgccatatcgcccgcCCCTACATATACTTTTATCAGAAGTAGAAATTGCTAATAAATCTAGGCAGATTAGCAATGTACACAGATTATAATCTTTATTCCTGTAGGGTTACAAATAAgtcaaattaataaaatatagatattttGGTATAGGAACCCAGCATGACCGAGTACAGTAGATACATTATCAAATATCACTTTGAAATATCATTCCACCCTAAACATCTGTccgatttttaaaaaaattctcatttactacatttggctgacgctctcatccagagcaacttcagtttgatcgttttacacagggaggccaaggtggtgttgggagtcttgcccaaggactcttattggtgtagtgtagggtggttacccaggtggggattgaaccccagtctacagcagagAAGGCAGAGGTTTTACCCACTAGACCAACCAACATCTGCCAGTAACTTCCAATATTATCATGCATCCCTAGTACAAGAAACATCACCATAGCCGGATGCCATAGAACacccctaaagaacctttcagaaaTGCATTCTGGCCTAAAGCTACCATTGAATATGCTCTAGCCAGCATTGAATGGCTTAGCATCTtcggtttgacagaattcatgaaTTTTATTGCCTTTTTGTGGTTTTTAATCTGTCAGCGTCCTGCCCAGTCACatcaatacccagcatgcattacgcaAAATATCTCCTGCAACCGTTGGGAATCCTCTCCACCAATGATGAAGAAGTCCCCTGACGTAGTGCAGATGCAGGGACTAATAAGcgcagacatgacattcagctTCCTAGCAGTGACAGAAGCTATGTAACATCTCAAAGAGCCCCAAAATCCAACaaagctcctcccaccttcaagatacatcatcagaaggtttTCCAAGTCTTCgaactggaaaatctcacttGAGACTGTTGAGGCGCCAGTGCAGGAGGCAGGTCggcatgtttacagcagatgtaGCAATGGTTACACTGTTCCGCTGTTTTTGGCCCGGACTTTCCTATTGAAagagtgtgaagaactttttaaagaactcccacataatgtaaaggtccTGTACTAGTTAAAGGTCAGTGCACCACTGTTTTAAAGTGTACTAGAATGAAAGGCGTCCTGAGGTTTGACTGCTCCATTAATAGTAACAGTAATGCTGTGAGGTTATAACAGCCCTTGTGTAATATAGGAATACCCTGCAGAGTGTGAACCGTGTGAAGACTGACTGTTTTCCTTGGTTCTGGCAGACATTAACGAGTGTGAAACAAGCCACGAATGCACCGAGGAGGAGATGTGCTGGAACTATTATGGAGGCTACCGGTGCTACCCCCGAAATCCCTGCGAGGACCCTTATGTGCGCACGTCGGAAAAGTAAGTCCATCTGGCTGCGCTCTCAAAGCCAGATGTTTGTGTAAAGGGCAAGTTTTTCATATGCTGTGACAACCTGGACTCACCAGCAGCAAGGAAATGGGCCCTACTGACGCCTTGTGTAAACAATTTGTACATCAAACTAGCAAATTGATGCCCAGTGATGTAACTGACCTATCCGTGCTCTGCCCACAAGCTTTAGTAGTTGGACACCATTCACAAATTGCCTTAATTTAAAGAGTAGTTTGACAAATTTACTGTCAAATTAGCTGCATTCAGAtgatttattacttattttgcATGTATCAGAGGTCACACTGTTAGGATAGACTGGACATTGGTTGTTTTCTTAGCCCTTCTTGCCTTACAGCCACAGCCAGCGTCTGTAGATATAGCCCGTATCATGGACTTATCCATTGGAGTATCTTTAACCACGCAACAGTAGCCAGTAAACTAGCTAGTGGTTAAATTAAAAGTGATTAACTTTCTGGTTAAACTTACAGTCAGATATCACTTTGATTACGgttacactgtcagaaaagtTCCCtcaaaaagtaaaagcaaaagtTTTAAGGTTCAACTGTGCATCTTAAATACGCTTTTCTCAGGATATTTGTATCTTATAGAACCTGATATGACTGCAGTGGAATCGACTCAACTCGCTTTTGGTTCCAGCTACTTTGTTTTCCACTGCAAATTTACTGCTGCAACTCTAAACAAACATTGACGCAGTCTGATCTGAAAAAATTAGTTATGCactgcagtttctcattaggctgaatgggattttttCCAGTGTCAGGCAAAGCCTGTCCAGCACTATAACAGTCAACTACGAAAGAGCGCCTTTGCGGGTGGTGCAGGGACAGATCAGGTATCTTGTGCCTTTGGGAAGGTGAAGAGGGGGTCAGTACAGACTGCCAAACATGAAAAAAGGTTAAAGTgtcttctctctgtcctctaGCCGATGTGTCTGCCAGCCCACAACTGCATGTCGCGGAGGTCCACAGTCCATCGTTTATAAGTACATGAGCATTCACTCGGATCGCACTGTACCAGCAGACATCTTCCAGATCCAGGCCACCAACATCTACCCCAACACGCACAACACCTTCAGGATCAGAGCCGGCAACGAAAAAGGAGAGTTCTTTCTGAGGGTTAGTGATGCATTTTAAATAGTTTGAAATATTACCTTCCGCTGTTTCTGTTCATACAGTAAAGCAGTTTTAGACCCAGGTCTTGACTTTTAATGAGTAATTATATTGACACACATATTTTTTTGCTTCTACTACCACTaccatggccaaaagtatgtggacacccctagTTAATGGGTTTAGCTATTTCAGCCGCAACCATTAGTAACAAGTGTATGATatcaaacaaaatgcaatgcagTGGTTTAAAAGAGCGCATTAACTAAGGGGCCCTACCATAGGCACCGTCATAGACGctgtgggtagcactgttgcctcaacTGCCAGAAGgggctgggttcgattccccgtcCGGACAACCAGGGTCCTTCCTGTTTGAAGTTCctctcatgtctgtgtgggtttctttcCAAAGACCATGTAGTCAGGTTGGCTGGGAGATACTAAATTGGCCCTACGTGTGAATGTATGTGCCCAGTGAGCAGGGTAGTTTCCAACCCCCCctaagtttggtagaggagcaATAATGGGTCTGGGGCTGTTAATTACGGTTTGGAATCCTtatttccagtgaagggaaatctgcATGCCACAGTGTCCAGAGACATTCCAGAGAATTGTATGCTTttaactttgtggcaacagtttgggtgAGGCTCTTTCCTATTTCAGCATGGCCATAAAGAAATAGTTTATAAAGAAATGGTTTGttgtgtttggtgtggaggaacttgactggccttgACTGCCCTAtccagcacctttgggatgaactggaatgctGACTGGGAGCCAGGTCTTATCCccccaacatcagtgcctgacctcactaatgctcctgtGGATGAACCTAAGCAAATCCCTACAGCAGTATTCCAACATCTGtcggaaagccttcccagaggagttcCCAGCAAGGAGGACAAACTGCATATAAATAGTCCATAGTTTTGGAATGAGCTGTTCAGCAAGCGCATATGGATGTGATTTTCATGTGTCCATGTACTTTTGACCATGTGGTGTCCTATGTAACGCAGTATCATTACTGCAGTATTCTAAAGAAAGAGTCCAACAAGTGAGGATAAGTGAGGtttagaataaaaaagaaacatcagGCAGCTTCGGGTTGGTTTATCACTAGCTATATTGGCATcgaatgactgaattatgcctTTAATTTGATGACCTTGCTTCTTGCAGCGTTCCAGTAACGTCAGTGCAATGCTGGTGCTGACCAAGTCCCTAGAGGGCCCTCTGGAGCTGATCGTTGACCTTGAGATGATCACTCACCACACCGTCGCAAACTATCGCACCAGCTCGTTATTACGGCTCACCATCATCGTAGGACCGTACGCCTTCTAATGGTCACCATAACCGCCGCTTCACATGTTTAAACATATCCAGTACGCTACATTCTAGCTCCCCACTGCAACAATGGCGAGACATTACGAACTGCTTCATCGGGTGCGAGTTGAGAGTCTTTACGGTCTTAATGCTGAAATCCAAAGACAGCTGTAGTTGACCCCCCAGCTACTTTGGGAACAGCTAAACAAGTATGTTGATCTGGAAGCGGCCCACAACCGTGTACAAGTTAGAAAGCTAACCAAAATAGTCTAGAAACCTCCATAGTCTTAATGGTGGAAGCGCATTGGACAGGTCCAAGACAGGATAAGTAAGTTATGAACTTCTGTCAAAGAACGTAAGGTTGTGTCTCCCAGGCGACAGGGATTGACGCTATAGTTGAAACCCAGCCGCAAGGTATAGCCGTTAAATGGTGTAGGTGCTTGTTTCCTCATTGAAGTTCATGCAAATAAATCATACaggttaaaaaacatttttaggtTTTACATTTACGTCATTGACTTATTGGCAATAAAATCGACAACACCAATATTTGGCTAGTCAGAGCGTCTCATGAAAATGTGCCACCAAGTCTCCTGCTTGTTATGTCCTTTGAGCTATCAGTAATAGGAAATGCATGAATATGAAATGAATAGTAAACCCATGGATAACATATTTCAAAAgacaattccaccaatttttcaatcGTTCTGTCCAGTTCAGgcatcaaaacagccattcagagtggtttgatgtgcaaCGGTTTACTGTGGGGAAACTtactggtttctttacagtggtgataggaaacacgtCAAGATATCTACGCAacacgtcttctgagtgtttatgtaaagtgttgatgatggtaaaatggtaaaGTTTTCCGTGGGCACTATTTTTGCCTTATAATGCCCTACATGTACCTCCCCACAATAAATGGAGGCCAAAATCTTGTCTCAAAACTATCGTGAAAGGCATCAGGCCGCGCATTAGTTACCATTTAATTTAGTGCCtatctgtgaggaagcttttagaggtggacgtctggttcctatcaccgccactggtgaacaattctgactctacgacaacacatttcacatcaaaccagtctgattgactttctttacatcttacaAATGGACTTATCCAGAAATGCTGGAATTTCCTTTTAAGTTCACCCTGTTTAGGCATAGCGCACTGGACATGAGGGGGGGGGCTAACTCTTCAGCACCCCCTGTCAGTTCCAGTGTTTTTTGCCCCGTCACTATTGAGCAAGACGTTGTCAGTCATCAGGACTAATAAGGCGAAGTCGTGTTTGGGGGACAAACTGTTAGTGTTGAGGTATTCTCAAATCTACACAAGCGCTTGATGAAAGAGTTATCCGGAGCTGTTTATGTGCTTGGAAGATTCCACTTTAATAAACCCAGATTAGTTTCCTATTCATTTGAGCGCCGCTCTTTAACTACCCTCAGTGGCAAACAGgcaacagaacaaaaaaacaaaaaaaaacggcCAGGAAATGATGGCAATGCCGCGGTCTGGCAGAGCTTATGAGTATTTCACACAAATGGACCGAATGG
This Pygocentrus nattereri isolate fPygNat1 chromosome 22, fPygNat1.pri, whole genome shotgun sequence DNA region includes the following protein-coding sequences:
- the efemp1 gene encoding EGF-containing fibulin-like extracellular matrix protein 1 isoform X1 — its product is MLGLCVILAVLARTVAQDAEEPVSYTCTDGYEYDPVRQVCKDIDECAIVADACKGGMKCVNHFGGYLCLPQNAQIFVSSGDEPSQPAEPSAPANPPQSPGQGQSEVQTHVQPGRGPGRRVSSSRILRCTPGFILDEQNYCRDIDECTRGRHTCSADQICYNTRGSFLCQCQPGYQKNGDQCVDRDECLLSHYCMHRCVNTPGSYYCECNSGYRLASNNHSCVDVNECQVSQPCEHQCHNLIGSFICQCNRGFELAPDSVSCIDIDECAYSPYMCQYACINTPGEYSCTCPDGYQLQGTRMCQDINECETSHECTEEEMCWNYYGGYRCYPRNPCEDPYVRTSENRCVCQPTTACRGGPQSIVYKYMSIHSDRTVPADIFQIQATNIYPNTHNTFRIRAGNEKGEFFLRRSSNVSAMLVLTKSLEGPLELIVDLEMITHHTVANYRTSSLLRLTIIVGPYAF
- the efemp1 gene encoding EGF-containing fibulin-like extracellular matrix protein 1 isoform X2; translation: MLGLCVILAVLARTVAQDAEEPVSYTCTDGYEYDPVRQVCKDIDECAIVADACKGGMKCVNHFGGYLCLPQNAQIFVSSGDEPSQPAEPSAPANPPQSPGQGQSEVQTHVQPGRGPGRRVSSSRILRCTPGFILDEQNYCRDVNECQVSQPCEHQCHNLIGSFICQCNRGFELAPDSVSCIDIDECAYSPYMCQYACINTPGEYSCTCPDGYQLQGTRMCQDINECETSHECTEEEMCWNYYGGYRCYPRNPCEDPYVRTSENRCVCQPTTACRGGPQSIVYKYMSIHSDRTVPADIFQIQATNIYPNTHNTFRIRAGNEKGEFFLRRSSNVSAMLVLTKSLEGPLELIVDLEMITHHTVANYRTSSLLRLTIIVGPYAF